GACCCGAATGGTACTTACTTAACGACTCCGTGGCGGATGCGAGGTACCAAACGGCTGCCTCGAGTGATACGGTAGGGTTGCTACCCCACCATCTTTCACCCGAGGAGCGAAGCTGAATGTATCCGAAGCGTAGCTTGTGCACACAGCAACAACAGCGGATTCGTCGTCACGTCCACCACAGCGATGCGTACACGTTCTTCAACCTGCTGACCGGCCCAGCGTTGTTGAGCGACATCGAATCGCTGGTCCCGCCGCATCGGGACCGGGTGTTCCCACCCACCGAGACGTTGTCGATGTTTCTGGCGCAGGCACTCAGTGCCGATCGCTCGTGCCAGAAAGCCGTGAACGACACGGCAGTCAAACGCGTAGCCAGAGGGCTGCCACCGTGCAGTACACATACCGGCGCGTACTGTCGTGCGCGACAACGCTTGCCGATGGAAATGCTTTCGAGCCTGGTGCGCCAGACAGGGCGACGGATCACCTCACAGGCTCCCGAGTTATGGCAGTGGCGGGGACGTCCGGTTCGGTTGGTCGATGGCACAACCGTGGTGATGCCGGACACACCAGCGAATCAGGCGACCTATCCACACTCGCGGAGTCAGAAGCCCGGGCTGGGGTTCCCCTTGTGCCGGATCGTGGGCCTGCTGTGTCTTGAGAGCGGGGCGGTGCTCAATGCCGCGATTGGCCGCTATCAGGGGAAGGGCGGCGATGAACAGACCCTGCTGCGCTCGATACTCGACACGTTGGAATGTGGGGACCTGCTGGTTGGTGATGCCTTTTACGCCACGTATTTTCTGCTGTGCACGTTGCGTACGCTGGGCATTGATGCGGTCTTTGAGCAGTACGGAGCCCGCCAGCGCCGGACCGACTTTCGGTGTGGGCAACGGTTAGGCCCACGCGACCACCTGATCGTGCTCCGCAAGCCAACCAACAAACCTGACTGGATGAGTCAGGCTGACTATGATCAGGCGCCCGATACGCTGTTGGTACGGGAACTGCGCACTGGCGGGAAGACTCTGGTAACAACACTGCTCTGCCCTAAGGCCACGCACAAGGCCGCCCTGAAGGCATTGTTTCGAAGCCGATGGCACGTCGAACTGGATTTGCGCAGTATCAAGAGCACCTTGGGCATGGAGCAGTTAAGCTGTCAGACCCCCGCGATGGCCCTCAAGGAAATTTGGGTCCATCTCCTGGCTTACAATCTCATTCGGCTGCTGATGGCTCAGGCGGCACTCCACGCCGACGCGCGACCGCGCCAGCTGAGTTTCAAACACACCCTCCAGCTCTGGATCGCCTGGGAGCAGCATAGCCACGGCCTCAACGGCGATCCAATGCACGATGGCCTGTTAGTCCTGATCGCTCAACAGCGGGTCGGCAACAGGCCTGGCCGCATCGAACCCCGAGCTATCAAGCGCCGACCAAAACCCTATCCGCTGCTCACCAAACCACGTGCGATCGCCAGAGAGGACATCCGCAAATATGGCCACCCTGAGAAGCTTAAGTAAGTGCCATTCGGGTCAGACCCCGTTTATTACAGGCGCTTGACGAATGCACGCACGATCGCGTGTACTGGGAAAACTGGCTCGCACAACCTGCTGCGTAGGCCTCAACCGCCTGGCACCACGTATGACGGGCAAAGGCTGCCCAACAGACCGGAGCCACCTCATCCACCCTGCATGACTAGGCAGTGGCTAGCGTTGATAAGAAATCAAACCAGTCAGGCGACCTTGGAAGGTCCAAAGCATCCAATGCTAGAAACCTGCGGTCATGAAGGCAAAAACAATAATGGCGACGACTGCAACGGCAATTGTGATCAGGAGAAGAGGAGGGTTGTCGCCAAACATTCCAGGCATAATCGACCTCCCGGTTAAAGTTTGTTGGGCTCAGCATAGCCGAGTTGATGTCGGTGGTCCACTGTGAGGATCCACGGCTGGCTGAAGCCTGTTATCAGCAGCGCCACCCGTCTCATCTATCGGTTCGGCGGGTGTTTCATGCGCTGAGAAGCGTTCTTCCCCGTAACGCCCAATCGAGCCGTTTCACGGCTCAGTGCGTTTGACCTGCCGCACCAGCAACCCTGTCCGTGTATCGATATCCACCAGCAGATTGTGACCTGACAAAGGGAGCAGGCGCCACTTAGGACGTGCAAAGCCAATTTCCCTGAAGACCCCGAGAGCCACTTCACATGATGCACTTATTTGCAGACAAAACGAGAGGTCTGTTTTAGCATCCTTATCATCATGAACACACTTTTATCCGTTGGTGTTCTAGTTCTTACCCTCCTCACGCTACTCATTTTCTTGGCATCTTGTGTGATCACCCTTACTGATGGACAGGGCGCCCTGGTGTTCGTGTTTTCTATCCCCGCCATGTCGATATTGCTGTTCTGCGCATTGATGTTAAGTCGAAGAATAAAAGCATCCCCCCACTCAACGTGGCGCATGGACTATCTCCCCAAAATTGTTTCAGCGTTACTGATGGCATTCTTCATGTCCTTACTCGTACCAGGCCTCCGAAAGCTCCCTGATACCTTCATGGACCTCGTTGGAACAACTTTTACGTATGCTACTGGAGCGACCCCTTACGCGTTTTTCAAGGAACGCGCGTCATTCCCAAACAAGCTTTCCGTACAGCTACAAAAGGAAAACCAAAAGGCAATTATCTTCTCTGATCTTGACGTGACCTTTGCATGGGATAGGGTCTGTATTTTTGGACCTTACACGAATAATGCAAAAGCTAGATCCGTACTACACATGAATTGGAATATCGAGGAGCGCAGTGAGATACATTTTTCAGATTCCGTCAATGCGCTCGTGTTTTTATATCAAGGACGCGTCAATCAAGTGGTCGACCTTAAGCGTGGCATTGCGGATTTCAAAGATCTTGATATTTGCCTGAGCCGAAACCAAGCCAATTTCGAACATAGAACCGACGCGAATGGACTTACAATACTCATGCTGGATAGATCAGATCCTTTCAACCACCAATAGAGCAAGGCCTGTGGTTGGACCAACAAGCACATCATTGCATTTCCCAAGACTTCAGGATTTGCAGCGCCTGCCTGCGAGAGAAGCTCTTCTGTATATTCCCCGATTGAGCTGTCTCAGGGTTCAATGCGTTTCCCCTGCCGCACCAGCAGCCCTGTCCGCGTATCAATGCTGACCAGCAGCTCATGAAGA
Above is a window of Candidatus Nitrospira nitrosa DNA encoding:
- a CDS encoding IS4 family transposase — protein: MYPKRSLCTQQQQRIRRHVHHSDAYTFFNLLTGPALLSDIESLVPPHRDRVFPPTETLSMFLAQALSADRSCQKAVNDTAVKRVARGLPPCSTHTGAYCRARQRLPMEMLSSLVRQTGRRITSQAPELWQWRGRPVRLVDGTTVVMPDTPANQATYPHSRSQKPGLGFPLCRIVGLLCLESGAVLNAAIGRYQGKGGDEQTLLRSILDTLECGDLLVGDAFYATYFLLCTLRTLGIDAVFEQYGARQRRTDFRCGQRLGPRDHLIVLRKPTNKPDWMSQADYDQAPDTLLVRELRTGGKTLVTTLLCPKATHKAALKALFRSRWHVELDLRSIKSTLGMEQLSCQTPAMALKEIWVHLLAYNLIRLLMAQAALHADARPRQLSFKHTLQLWIAWEQHSHGLNGDPMHDGLLVLIAQQRVGNRPGRIEPRAIKRRPKPYPLLTKPRAIAREDIRKYGHPEKLK